In the genome of Rhodamnia argentea isolate NSW1041297 chromosome 3, ASM2092103v1, whole genome shotgun sequence, one region contains:
- the LOC115757351 gene encoding probable pectinesterase/pectinesterase inhibitor 12, whose product MASFIASLLLLAVLKQSAAASGISSSDSSPVDDLLLSLKTPLFAATDILTVLESANRADIVEEKRGTLEACEELHRISISNLKESLLEIADLSKVRGLLSSVLTNHWTCLEGLRSTSGPLKDVLESSFRHSYEHVNASLSVVYKAELLQEPRRHRRQMSSAEWLSRNDRSLLEAPITSFHPRKVITVAADGSGMFRTISDAIRLAVPDNSNRRTIIHIKKGVYRELLRIPAHKTNIFLVGDGDSRTIITGNRNYVDGWQTYQTATVGISARGFMARDITFANTAGPTKHQAAALRVNADFAAFYHCGIHGYQDTLYAHSGKQFYRECNISGTVDFICGDASAVFQSCRVISKRPLPQQFTTVTAQSRQVPTQDSGFSLHRCSILASPGLASSRVKNYLGRPWQAYSRTVILDSYIGGHIDPAGWSPWNDKGVPDTLYYGEYKNRGPGSTTARRVRWRGFHVMSYRDTSPFMISPFIWADKWLASTRFPYDTTI is encoded by the exons ATGGCTTCATTCATAgcgtctctcctcctcctcgctgTCCTAAAGCAATCGGCGGCGGCTTCCGGCATTTCTAGTTCCGATTCGTCTCCTGTCGACGACTTGCTTCTGTCGCTCAAAACCCCGCTTTTTGCAGCCACCGACATCTTGACCGTTCTTGAGTCTGCTAACCGGGCTGACATTGTTGAGGAAAAAAGAGGCACTCTCGAGGCCTGCGAGGAGCTCCACCGGATATCTATCTCGAACCTGAAAGAATCACTCTTGGAGATTGCTGACCTGTCCAAGGTGAGGGGCCTCCTCAGCTCGGTCCTCACGAATCATTGGACATGCCTAGAGGGACTCCGGTCAACCTCGGGACCGCTCAAGGATGTCCTGGAAAGTTCCTTTCGCCATTCCTACGAGCACGTCAACGCGTCACTCTCTGTTGTCTATAAGGCAGAGTTGCTGCAAGAACCGAGACGTCACCGGAGGCAGATGAGCTCCGCAGAGTGGCTGTCTAGGAATGACCGCTCACTCTTGGAGGCCCCCATTACAAGCTTTCATCCTCGGAAGGTGATCACCGTGGCTGCAGATGGAAGCGGGATGTTCAGAACCATATCCGACGCGATTAGGTTGGCCGTCCCGGATAACAGTAATCGCAGGACAATAATTCATATCAAGAAGGGAGTTTACCGTGAGCTTTTGCGGATTCCGGCCCATAAGACGAACATCTTCTTGGTAGGAGACGGAGACAGCCGAACCATCATCACCGGGAACCGAAATTATGTGGACGGGTGGCAGACTTACCAAACGGCAACCGTTG GCATTTCGGCTCGAGGATTCATGGCGAGGGACATCACGTTCGCGAACACGGCAGGACCCACCAAGCATCAAGCTGCTGCGCTCCGAGTGAACGCGGATTTTGCCGCGTTCTACCATTGTGGCATCCATGGCTACCAGGACACGCTGTACGCGCACTCGGGCAAACAGTTTTACCGCGAATGCAACATCTCGGGAACAGTCGACTTCATATGTGGCGATGCTTCGGCTGTCTTCCAGTCTTGCCGGGTGATATCGAAAAGGCCATTGCCCCAGCAATTCACTACTGTCACGGCCCAATCGAGACAAGTGCCAACCCAAGACAGCGGTTTCTCCCTTCACAGGTGCTCCATCCTGGCCTCCCCTGGCTTGGCCTCCTCTCGTGTGAAGAATTACCTGGGGAGACCTTGGCAGGCTTACTCTAGGACAGTGATCCTTGACTCCTACATCGGTGGACACATCGACCCTGCTGGTTGGTCGCCCTGGAATGATAAGGGAGTTCCCGACACCTTGTACTACGGCGAGTACAAGAATCGTGGCCCCGGTTCGACCACTGCTCGTAGAGTCCGCTGGCGCGGCTTTCACGTCATGAGTTACCGAGACACTTCACCTTTCATGATCTCCCCATTCATTTGGGCAGATAAGTGGCTGGCATCCACTAGGTTCCCCTACGATACTACAATTTGA
- the LOC125314331 gene encoding protein TRIGALACTOSYLDIACYLGLYCEROL 1, chloroplastic-like, with translation MQSACQLHSPLFFCDSNSSRNIQLHRWMQTKIPNSIQLVKKLKITKGIPCYKFILPREETKLAAVPNTDDGHLSVSTLGEEANNNNAFFVEVDTWFSKWSPPRYLWRGLSVLILAGQVIIRTMKGKLHWRNTLQQLERVGPKSVGVCLLTSAFVGMAFTIQFVREFTRLGLNRAVGGVLALAFSRELSPVVTSIVVAGRVGSAFAAELGTMQVSEQTDTLRVLGTNPVDYLVTPRVIASCVALPFLTLMCFTVGMASSALLADSVYGVSINIILDSAQRALRPWDIISAMIKSQVFGAIISIVSCAWGVTTMGGAKGVGESTTSAVVISLVGIFIADFALSYCFFQGAGDSLKKL, from the exons ATGCAGTCAGCTTGTCAGCTTCATTCACCCTTGTTCTTTTGTGACAGTAACAG TAGTCGAAATATACAACTGCACAGATGGATGCAAACAAAAATACCAAATTCGATTCAGCTTGTCAAGAAACTTAAAATCACAAAGGGTATCCCGTGTTATAAATTCATCTTGCCCAGGGAAGAGACTAAATTGGCTGCTGTTCCCAATACAGACGATGGCCACCTTTCCGTTTCTACTTTGGGAGAAGAAGCAAATAACAATAATGCATTCTTCGTCGAAGTAGACACTTGGTTTAGCAAATGGTCGCCTCCTAGGTATCTGTGGAGGGGGTTATCAGTTCTTATTCTAGCAGGACAGGTAATTATCCGGACAATGAAGGGGAAACTCCACTGGAGGAATACTCTGCAACAGTTGGAGAGAGTTGGTCCGAAATCAGTTGGAGTTTGCCTCTTGACTTCTGCTTTTGTAGGCATGGCTTTCACCATTCAGTTTGTCAGAGAATTTACCAGGTTGGGATTGAATAGGGCAGTTGGCGGGGTATTGGCCTTAGCTTTCTCCAGGGAGCTCAGTCCTGTTGTAACATCTATTGTCGTCGCTGGACGCGTTGGAAGCGCATTTGCTGCGGAGTTGGGGACTATGCAGGTATCTGAGCAAACTGACACCTTGAGAGTTCTTGGCACAAATCCTGTGGATTATTTAGTCACTCCAAGGGTGATTGCTTCTTGTGTTGCATTACCATTTCTGACATTAATGTGTTTCACGGTGGGGATGGCATCAAGTGCCCTCCTGGCTGATAGCGTTTATGGTGTTAGCATTAATATTATCTTGGACTCGGCGCAAAGAGCTCTTAGACCATGGGATATCATAAGTGCAATGATCAAGTCCCAGGTTTTTGGAGCAATTATATCTATCGTTAGCTGTGCTTGGGGAGTCACTACCATGGGAGGGGCCAAGGGCGTGGGCGAGTCGACGACTTCTGCTGTGGTCATCTCACTTGTCGGTATATTCATTGCAGATTTTGCACTCTCTTACTGTTTCTTTCAGGGAGCAGGGGATTCATTGAAGAAGTTGTGA